One Pseudomonas abieticivorans genomic region harbors:
- the rssC gene encoding anti-sigma factor antagonist RssC → MSTGRIQFAEQSGTFVLKFVGEVRLTLCSALDATIEKIFTALNFSAIVIDLTETRSIDSTTLGLLAKLSILSRQKVGLLPTVVTTHEDITRLLQSMGFDQVFNIVGRPIPCPECLTDLPSQDQSEEVVRAKVLEAHKILMGLNDSNREAFHDLVNALERS, encoded by the coding sequence ATGAGTACCGGTAGAATCCAGTTTGCCGAACAAAGTGGCACATTCGTGCTGAAATTTGTCGGTGAAGTGCGCCTGACCCTGTGTTCGGCGTTGGATGCGACTATTGAAAAAATCTTCACTGCGCTTAATTTTTCGGCGATCGTTATCGATCTGACGGAAACGCGCAGTATCGATAGCACGACGCTTGGCTTGCTGGCCAAGTTGTCCATCTTGTCGCGGCAAAAAGTCGGCCTGTTGCCGACCGTCGTCACGACCCATGAAGACATCACCCGGCTGCTGCAGTCGATGGGTTTCGACCAGGTGTTCAACATCGTCGGGCGGCCGATCCCGTGCCCGGAATGCTTGACCGACCTGCCGTCCCAGGACCAGTCCGAGGAAGTGGTGAGAGCCAAGGTGCTGGAAGCGCACAAGATCCTCATGGGCTTGAACGATTCCAACCGCGAAGCCTTCCACGACCTGGTCAACGCCCTGGAGCGTAGCTGA
- the tal gene encoding transaldolase, which produces MTSKLEQLKQFTTVVADTGDLDAITKLKPVDATTNPSLLLKAASMPGYADLLNQAVKDAKGDVGLACDRFAVSVGSGILKVIPGRISTEVDARLSFDQEALLGKAHQLIDLYDKAGVGRDRVLIKLASTWEGIRAAEKLEKEGIQTNLTLLFSFAQAAACADAGVFLISPFVGRIYDWYKKSTGTDYTGGEDPGVQSVTRIYNYYKANGYKTVVMGASFRNISQIEELAGCDRLTISPELLHKLSEDQGTLARKLSEGKGGEPRHPLTEAQFRWESNEDAMATEKLAEGIRQFARDQEKLEALLSAKA; this is translated from the coding sequence ATGACTTCCAAGCTGGAACAACTCAAGCAATTCACCACCGTCGTTGCCGACACGGGTGACCTTGACGCCATCACCAAGCTCAAGCCGGTAGATGCCACCACCAACCCTTCCCTGCTGCTCAAAGCTGCTTCGATGCCAGGCTATGCCGATCTGCTGAACCAGGCCGTGAAAGACGCCAAGGGTGACGTGGGCCTGGCCTGCGACCGCTTTGCCGTATCGGTAGGCAGCGGCATTTTGAAAGTGATCCCAGGCCGGATCTCCACCGAAGTGGATGCGCGCCTGTCGTTCGACCAGGAAGCGCTGCTGGGCAAGGCTCACCAGTTGATTGACTTGTACGACAAGGCTGGCGTGGGCCGCGACCGTGTGCTGATCAAGTTGGCATCAACCTGGGAAGGCATCCGCGCTGCCGAGAAATTGGAAAAGGAAGGCATCCAGACCAACCTGACCCTGCTGTTCTCCTTCGCCCAGGCCGCAGCCTGCGCCGATGCCGGGGTGTTCCTGATCTCGCCGTTCGTGGGCCGTATCTACGACTGGTACAAGAAATCCACCGGTACCGACTACACCGGCGGCGAAGACCCGGGCGTGCAGTCGGTCACTCGTATCTACAACTACTACAAAGCCAATGGTTACAAGACCGTAGTCATGGGCGCCAGCTTCCGCAACATCAGCCAGATCGAAGAACTGGCGGGCTGCGACCGCCTGACCATCAGCCCTGAGCTGTTGCACAAGCTGTCGGAAGACCAGGGCACGTTGGCCCGCAAGTTGAGCGAAGGCAAAGGCGGCGAGCCACGCCACCCGCTGACCGAGGCGCAGTTCCGCTGGGAGTCCAACGAGGACGCCATGGCGACCGAGAAGCTGGCCGAAGGTATTCGCCAGTTCGCGCGCGACCAGGAGAAACTGGAGGCGCTGCTGTCGGCCAAGGCTTGA
- a CDS encoding MlaA family lipoprotein, whose amino-acid sequence MRVFDRLAKACLIAGVMLSPLVAQAADEDPWEGVNRVIFRFNDTVDTYAFKPLAQGYQYITPQFVEDGIHNFFRNIGDVGNFANDVLQAKPRAAGIDVTRVIFNTTFGVLGFIDVGTRMGLQRNDEDFGQTLGKWGVGSGPYVMLPLLGPSTVRDAIAKYPDSYTQPYPYMDDMSLRNSVFGLNMVDTRASLLSAEKLINGDKYIFIRNAYLQNREFKVKDGKVVDDF is encoded by the coding sequence ATGCGCGTGTTCGATCGTCTGGCCAAGGCCTGTCTGATTGCCGGCGTGATGTTGTCCCCGCTGGTCGCCCAGGCGGCGGACGAAGACCCGTGGGAAGGGGTCAATCGCGTCATTTTTCGTTTCAACGACACCGTCGATACGTATGCCTTCAAGCCATTGGCCCAAGGCTACCAGTACATCACCCCGCAGTTCGTCGAAGACGGCATCCATAATTTCTTCCGCAACATCGGTGACGTCGGCAACTTTGCCAACGACGTGCTGCAGGCCAAGCCGCGTGCTGCCGGCATCGACGTGACCCGGGTCATCTTCAACACCACCTTCGGCGTGCTCGGCTTTATCGATGTAGGCACCCGCATGGGCCTGCAGCGCAACGACGAAGACTTCGGCCAGACCCTTGGCAAGTGGGGCGTGGGCAGTGGCCCTTACGTGATGCTGCCGCTGCTGGGCCCAAGCACCGTGCGTGACGCGATCGCCAAGTACCCCGACAGCTACACCCAGCCGTACCCCTACATGGACGACATGTCGCTGCGTAACTCGGTGTTCGGCCTGAACATGGTCGACACCCGTGCCAGCCTGCTGTCGGCCGAGAAGCTGATCAACGGTGACAAGTACATCTTCATCCGCAATGCCTACCTGCAGAACCGTGAGTTCAAGGTGAAGGACGGCAAGGTGGTCGACGATTTCTGA
- the rssB gene encoding two-component system response regulator RssB yields the protein MQKTSATLLIIDDDDVVRASLAAYLEDSGFSVLQASNGLQGLQVFEQKKPDLVICDLRMPQVGGLELIRQVTERAPDLPVIVLSGAGVMNDAVEALRLGASDYLIKPLEDLAVLEHSVHRALDRARLLLENQRYRDKLETANRELEASLHLLQEDQNAGRQVQMNMLPESPWVVDGFKFEHQIIPSLYLSGDFVDCFRVDERRVAFYLADVSGHGASSAFVTVLLKFMTTRLMFESRRSGTLPEFKPSEVLGHINRGLINCKLGKHVTMVGGVIDEDTGLLTYSIGGHLPLPVFYTPGQVRYLEGRGLPVGLFNEATYTDHVLELPESFSLTLLSDGILDLLPGETLKDKEAALPEIVKEVGGSLDGLRQKFGLATLGEMPDDIALLVLSRNIE from the coding sequence ATGCAGAAAACCAGTGCCACGCTGCTGATAATCGATGATGACGACGTAGTGCGTGCAAGCCTTGCAGCCTACCTTGAAGACAGCGGCTTCAGCGTCCTCCAAGCCAGTAACGGCTTGCAGGGCCTTCAGGTATTCGAGCAGAAAAAGCCCGATCTCGTGATCTGTGACTTGCGCATGCCGCAGGTCGGCGGGCTCGAGCTCATTCGCCAGGTCACCGAGCGCGCACCGGACTTGCCGGTCATCGTGCTGTCGGGTGCCGGGGTGATGAACGATGCGGTCGAGGCCTTGCGCCTGGGCGCCTCGGACTACCTGATCAAGCCGTTGGAAGACTTGGCCGTGCTGGAGCACTCGGTGCACCGTGCGCTGGATCGCGCGCGCCTGCTGCTGGAAAACCAGCGTTACCGCGACAAGCTCGAAACCGCCAATCGTGAGCTGGAGGCCAGCCTGCATTTGTTGCAGGAGGACCAGAACGCCGGTCGCCAGGTGCAGATGAACATGCTGCCGGAAAGCCCCTGGGTGGTGGACGGTTTCAAGTTTGAACACCAGATCATCCCGTCGCTGTACCTGTCGGGGGATTTCGTCGACTGTTTTCGCGTCGACGAGCGTCGCGTCGCGTTCTACCTGGCCGATGTCTCGGGCCATGGCGCATCGTCGGCGTTCGTCACGGTGCTGCTCAAGTTCATGACCACGCGGTTGATGTTCGAGTCGCGGCGCAGCGGCACGTTGCCCGAATTCAAGCCTTCAGAAGTACTGGGCCATATCAATCGTGGCCTGATCAACTGTAAGCTAGGCAAACACGTCACCATGGTCGGTGGCGTGATCGATGAAGACACAGGATTGCTGACCTACAGCATCGGCGGGCATTTGCCCTTGCCGGTGTTCTATACCCCGGGCCAGGTGCGTTACCTGGAAGGGCGTGGTTTGCCAGTGGGGCTGTTCAACGAAGCCACCTACACCGACCACGTGCTGGAATTGCCAGAGAGCTTCAGCTTGACGCTGTTATCTGATGGCATTCTGGACCTTTTGCCCGGCGAAACACTCAAAGATAAAGAGGCGGCCTTGCCTGAGATAGTCAAGGAAGTCGGCGGCAGCCTGGATGGCCTGCGGCAGAAGTTTGGACTGGCCACGCTAGGGGAGATGCCGGATGATATCGCCTTGTTGGTGCTGAGCAGGAACATTGAATGA
- the dusA gene encoding tRNA dihydrouridine(20/20a) synthase DusA: MKSASNPAKTRPEPSRRFSVAPMMDWTDRHCRYFLRLLSAHTLLYTEMVTTGALLNGDHERFLRHDDTEHPLALQLGGSTPTDLAACARMAEQAGYDEVNLNVGCPSDRVQNNMIGACLMGHPALVADCVKAMRDAVSIPVTVKHRIGINGRDSYEQLCDFVGQVRDAGCGSFTVHARIAILEGLSPKENRDIPPLRYDVAAQLKADFADLEIVLNGGIKTMEECRAHLQTFDGVMLGREAYHNPYLLATVDQDLFGSTAPVISRAEALVALRPYIAAHIAAGGAMHHITRHILGLGSGFPGARKFRQLLSVDIHKAADPLALLDQAGVLLEGR; encoded by the coding sequence ATGAAATCAGCCTCAAACCCAGCAAAAACAAGGCCTGAGCCCTCCAGGCGCTTCAGCGTTGCGCCCATGATGGACTGGACCGACCGCCACTGCCGCTACTTCCTGCGCCTGCTGTCCGCCCACACCCTGCTCTACACCGAAATGGTCACTACCGGCGCCCTGCTCAACGGTGATCACGAGCGCTTCCTGCGCCACGACGACACCGAGCACCCGTTGGCCCTGCAATTGGGCGGCAGCACCCCGACCGACTTGGCCGCTTGCGCGCGCATGGCCGAGCAAGCCGGTTACGACGAAGTGAACCTGAACGTCGGCTGTCCCAGCGACCGGGTGCAGAACAACATGATCGGTGCCTGCCTGATGGGGCACCCAGCCCTGGTGGCCGACTGCGTGAAGGCGATGCGTGATGCGGTGTCGATCCCGGTGACGGTCAAGCACCGTATCGGCATCAACGGGCGCGACAGCTATGAGCAACTGTGCGATTTCGTCGGCCAGGTGCGCGACGCCGGTTGCGGCAGTTTTACCGTGCATGCGCGCATTGCCATCCTGGAAGGCCTGTCGCCCAAGGAAAACCGTGACATCCCGCCGTTGCGCTACGACGTGGCGGCGCAGTTGAAGGCTGATTTTGCCGACCTTGAGATCGTACTCAACGGCGGCATCAAGACGATGGAGGAGTGCCGGGCGCATTTGCAGACGTTTGATGGGGTGATGCTGGGCCGCGAGGCGTACCATAACCCCTACCTGCTGGCCACGGTGGACCAGGATCTGTTTGGCAGTACGGCACCGGTCATTTCTCGGGCCGAGGCATTGGTTGCGTTGCGGCCTTATATCGCGGCGCATATCGCGGCGGGTGGGGCGATGCACCACATTACCCGGCACATCCTGGGGCTGGGCAGCGGATTTCCAGGGGCGCGCAAGTTTCGCCAGCTGTTGTCGGTGGATATCCACAAGGCGGCCGATCCATTGGCGTTGCTGGATCAAGCCGGGGTTTTGCTGGAAGGACGCTGA
- a CDS encoding PilZ domain-containing protein, whose protein sequence is MSQTDRDYSEKRNFIRMTVNANVKLRLGEHTFDAICRDLSSSGMQIEVEARSAFKAGERISVHMPSDHPALKDLNADAEVVRVKDLGGGVQSLGLSILHMN, encoded by the coding sequence ATGAGTCAAACAGATCGGGACTACAGCGAAAAACGCAATTTCATCCGTATGACCGTGAATGCCAACGTCAAGCTACGCCTGGGCGAACATACCTTCGACGCCATCTGCCGTGACCTGTCGAGCTCCGGCATGCAGATTGAAGTAGAGGCCCGCAGCGCCTTCAAGGCAGGTGAACGGATCAGTGTGCACATGCCCTCCGACCACCCGGCCCTCAAGGATCTGAATGCCGACGCCGAGGTGGTGCGGGTCAAGGACTTGGGCGGCGGTGTGCAGAGCTTGGGGCTGAGCATTTTGCACATGAATTGA